From a single Drosophila sulfurigaster albostrigata strain 15112-1811.04 chromosome 3, ASM2355843v2, whole genome shotgun sequence genomic region:
- the LOC133845584 gene encoding protein Shroom isoform X4, with the protein MVFGGRFRIRRSNSKASYLPRQSLEKLNNTDPDHGIYKLTLTSNEDLVAPSKPIYGVGAGKLKLPNNLPDVLPLGVKLQQQPSKPQPSSPGDGVSLRYGSNNNLATKSPTNATTPNAIGNAGNNTAYAMIYGQQPQQQQQQQLPPQSRYSSPALGHAYSRSPAPQFTRSQSYEVKQQQSDPTQFMSQSHVDLKQAVHDLETTLEEVLPPPTPTPPRLSPATSDCSLSNSSLECSPLNANHTHNHNNNPEAHIFRAELISTTTSATLPKPPPVNRQESLRENIEKITQLQSQLMSAHLCDSGLLSNYAKQLSPSIEPQSTDLPQLPAASPTPSSQVQTELTSPLEPTESPPASPLAAESLQLVQRSELVLMVNPVPSTADMACQTEELLDSELVATREEQQTRTTLQPRQRQAIELEYEQAVLELLKELAPHDKLLIEILTPKSYKPTTQYVSNLYNPDVPLRPAKRDVGTSTLMRMKASATAGATTELQLVSVELQLTDDTGAGDDEECTNLIKQKLNELIKQLNQKIGALKREQQTIGEECATNDKLGLDLLANLTEKVRPSEASKFRTYIDDVGQITRLLLSLSERLAQTECSLEARSPFSSQQEKSTLEAKRERLYEQLEEAQRLKADIDRRGSSIAKLFGKHLSADMCADYDYFINMKAKLIADARDLADRIKGSEEQLSSLSDALVQSDC; encoded by the exons ATCAAACTCAAAGGCTTCGTATCTGCCGCGCCAGAGCCTGGAGAAGCTGAACAACACGGATCCGGATCATGGCATTTACAAGCTGACGCTCACCTCCAATGAGGATTTGGTGGCGCCCAGCAAGCCCATCTATGGCGTCGGCGCTGGCAAACTGAAGTTGCCCAATAATCTGCCCGATGTGCTGCCGCTGGGCGTgaaattgcaacagcaaccgtcGAAGCCGCAGCCCAGTTCACCAGGTGATGGGGTGTCGTTGCGGTATGGCTCCAATAATAACCTCGCAACAAAATCGCCAACAAATGCCACCACGCCCAACGCTATTGGCAACGCTGGCAATAACACAGCCTACGCAATGATCTATggacagcagccgcagcagcagcagcagcagcagttgccacCACAATCGCGCTATTCCTCGCCAGCGCTGGGCCACGCCTACAGTCGATCGCCAGCGCCACAATTTACGCGATCTCAGTCGTATGAagtgaagcagcagcagagcgaTCCCACACAGTTCATGTCCCAGTCACATGTCGATCTTAAGCAAGCCGTCCATGACCTCGAGACGACGCTGGAGGAGGTGTTGCCACCACCGACGCCCACACCGCCACGCCTCTCGCCGGCCACCTCCGACTGCAGTCTCAGCAACAGCTCCCTCGAGTGCAGTCCCCTCAATGccaatcacacacacaatcacaacaacaatccgGAGGCGCACATCTTCCGCGCCGAGCTGATCAGCACAACGACATCGGCCACGCTGCCGAAGCCACCGCCTGTCAATCGTCAGGAATCGTTGCGCGAGAACATCGAGAAGATCACCCAACTGCAGTCGCAGCTAATGTCCGCGCATCTCTGCGACTCTGGGCTGCTCAGCAACTATGCCAAGCAGCTGAGTCCCAGCATCGAGCCACAGAGCACAGATCTGCCACAGTTGCCGGCAGCGAGTCCAACGCCCAGCAGCCAGGTGCAGACAGAGTTGACGTCACCTCTGGAACCCACGGAATCCCCGCCAGCATCGCCGTTGGCGGCGGAGAGTCTGCAGCTGGTGCAGCGCAGCGAATTGGTGCTGATGGTGAATCCGGTGCCCagcacagcggacatggcttGCCAGACAGAGGAGTTGCTGGACAGTGAATTGGTGGCAACCCGGGAGGAGCAACAGACGCGCACCACGTTGCAGCCACGACAACGTCAGGCCATTGAGTTGGAGTACGAGCAGGCGGTGCTGGAGCTGCTTAAGGAGCTGGCGCCGCACGATAAGCTGCTCATCGAAATCCTAACACCAAAAAGCTACAAGCCCACGACGCAGTACGTCAGCAATCTGTACAATCCCGATGTGCCGTTGCGGCCAGCCAAACGTGATGTGGGCACCTCGACCCTGATGCGCATGAAGGCATCTGCCACAGCAGGAGCGACAACGGAACTGCAGCTGGTCAGCGTGGAGTTGCAGCTAACTGATGACACTGGCGCCGGCGATGATGAGGAGTGCACGAATTTAATCAAGCAAAAGCTG AATGAGCTGATCAAACAgttaaaccaaaaaattgGCGCATTGAAGCGCGAGCAGCAAACAATTGGCGAAGAGTGCGCCACCAATGATAAACTGGGCCTTGATCTGCTGGCCAATCTAACGGAGAAGGTGCGTCCCAGCGAAGCGTCCAAGTTCCGCACCTACATCGATGATGTGGGTCAAATAACCCgtctgttgctgtcgctgtcggaGCGCCTGGCCCAAACCGAATGCAGTCTGGAGGCGCGTTCGCCCTTCAGCAGCCAGCAGGAGAAG AGCACGCTGGAAGCGAAACGCGAACGCCTCTATGAGCAGCTGGAGGAGGCGCAACGCCTCAAGGCGGACATCGATAGACGGGGCAGCAGCATTGCCAAGCTGTTTGGCAAACATCTCAGTGCCGACATGTGTGCCGACTACGATTACTTTATCAACATGAAGGCCAAACTCATTGCCGACGCACGCGACCTGGCCGACAGGATCAAGGGCAGCGAGGAGCAGCTGAGCTCGCTCAGCGATGCGCTAGTCCAAAGCGATTGCTAA
- the LOC133845584 gene encoding protein Shroom isoform X5, protein MSHWCQNLGFRSNSKASYLPRQSLEKLNNTDPDHGIYKLTLTSNEDLVAPSKPIYGVGAGKLKLPNNLPDVLPLGVKLQQQPSKPQPSSPGDGVSLRYGSNNNLATKSPTNATTPNAIGNAGNNTAYAMIYGQQPQQQQQQQLPPQSRYSSPALGHAYSRSPAPQFTRSQSYEVKQQQSDPTQFMSQSHVDLKQAVHDLETTLEEVLPPPTPTPPRLSPATSDCSLSNSSLECSPLNANHTHNHNNNPEAHIFRAELISTTTSATLPKPPPVNRQESLRENIEKITQLQSQLMSAHLCDSGLLSNYAKQLSPSIEPQSTDLPQLPAASPTPSSQVQTELTSPLEPTESPPASPLAAESLQLVQRSELVLMVNPVPSTADMACQTEELLDSELVATREEQQTRTTLQPRQRQAIELEYEQAVLELLKELAPHDKLLIEILTPKSYKPTTQYVSNLYNPDVPLRPAKRDVGTSTLMRMKASATAGATTELQLVSVELQLTDDTGAGDDEECTNLIKQKLNELIKQLNQKIGALKREQQTIGEECATNDKLGLDLLANLTEKVRPSEASKFRTYIDDVGQITRLLLSLSERLAQTECSLEARSPFSSQQEKSTLEAKRERLYEQLEEAQRLKADIDRRGSSIAKLFGKHLSADMCADYDYFINMKAKLIADARDLADRIKGSEEQLSSLSDALVQSDC, encoded by the exons ATCAAACTCAAAGGCTTCGTATCTGCCGCGCCAGAGCCTGGAGAAGCTGAACAACACGGATCCGGATCATGGCATTTACAAGCTGACGCTCACCTCCAATGAGGATTTGGTGGCGCCCAGCAAGCCCATCTATGGCGTCGGCGCTGGCAAACTGAAGTTGCCCAATAATCTGCCCGATGTGCTGCCGCTGGGCGTgaaattgcaacagcaaccgtcGAAGCCGCAGCCCAGTTCACCAGGTGATGGGGTGTCGTTGCGGTATGGCTCCAATAATAACCTCGCAACAAAATCGCCAACAAATGCCACCACGCCCAACGCTATTGGCAACGCTGGCAATAACACAGCCTACGCAATGATCTATggacagcagccgcagcagcagcagcagcagcagttgccacCACAATCGCGCTATTCCTCGCCAGCGCTGGGCCACGCCTACAGTCGATCGCCAGCGCCACAATTTACGCGATCTCAGTCGTATGAagtgaagcagcagcagagcgaTCCCACACAGTTCATGTCCCAGTCACATGTCGATCTTAAGCAAGCCGTCCATGACCTCGAGACGACGCTGGAGGAGGTGTTGCCACCACCGACGCCCACACCGCCACGCCTCTCGCCGGCCACCTCCGACTGCAGTCTCAGCAACAGCTCCCTCGAGTGCAGTCCCCTCAATGccaatcacacacacaatcacaacaacaatccgGAGGCGCACATCTTCCGCGCCGAGCTGATCAGCACAACGACATCGGCCACGCTGCCGAAGCCACCGCCTGTCAATCGTCAGGAATCGTTGCGCGAGAACATCGAGAAGATCACCCAACTGCAGTCGCAGCTAATGTCCGCGCATCTCTGCGACTCTGGGCTGCTCAGCAACTATGCCAAGCAGCTGAGTCCCAGCATCGAGCCACAGAGCACAGATCTGCCACAGTTGCCGGCAGCGAGTCCAACGCCCAGCAGCCAGGTGCAGACAGAGTTGACGTCACCTCTGGAACCCACGGAATCCCCGCCAGCATCGCCGTTGGCGGCGGAGAGTCTGCAGCTGGTGCAGCGCAGCGAATTGGTGCTGATGGTGAATCCGGTGCCCagcacagcggacatggcttGCCAGACAGAGGAGTTGCTGGACAGTGAATTGGTGGCAACCCGGGAGGAGCAACAGACGCGCACCACGTTGCAGCCACGACAACGTCAGGCCATTGAGTTGGAGTACGAGCAGGCGGTGCTGGAGCTGCTTAAGGAGCTGGCGCCGCACGATAAGCTGCTCATCGAAATCCTAACACCAAAAAGCTACAAGCCCACGACGCAGTACGTCAGCAATCTGTACAATCCCGATGTGCCGTTGCGGCCAGCCAAACGTGATGTGGGCACCTCGACCCTGATGCGCATGAAGGCATCTGCCACAGCAGGAGCGACAACGGAACTGCAGCTGGTCAGCGTGGAGTTGCAGCTAACTGATGACACTGGCGCCGGCGATGATGAGGAGTGCACGAATTTAATCAAGCAAAAGCTG AATGAGCTGATCAAACAgttaaaccaaaaaattgGCGCATTGAAGCGCGAGCAGCAAACAATTGGCGAAGAGTGCGCCACCAATGATAAACTGGGCCTTGATCTGCTGGCCAATCTAACGGAGAAGGTGCGTCCCAGCGAAGCGTCCAAGTTCCGCACCTACATCGATGATGTGGGTCAAATAACCCgtctgttgctgtcgctgtcggaGCGCCTGGCCCAAACCGAATGCAGTCTGGAGGCGCGTTCGCCCTTCAGCAGCCAGCAGGAGAAG AGCACGCTGGAAGCGAAACGCGAACGCCTCTATGAGCAGCTGGAGGAGGCGCAACGCCTCAAGGCGGACATCGATAGACGGGGCAGCAGCATTGCCAAGCTGTTTGGCAAACATCTCAGTGCCGACATGTGTGCCGACTACGATTACTTTATCAACATGAAGGCCAAACTCATTGCCGACGCACGCGACCTGGCCGACAGGATCAAGGGCAGCGAGGAGCAGCTGAGCTCGCTCAGCGATGCGCTAGTCCAAAGCGATTGCTAA